Proteins co-encoded in one Bacillus sp. FSL H8-0547 genomic window:
- a CDS encoding ROK family protein produces the protein MKHLLAFDIGGTDLKIGKFSLAGDLIESGKLSLENRKGETILSQIERQIDSDTAGLALSIPGYIDPATGFIEMGGAIVDFNDFNIFDYFKERYPGLTITAENDANCAALAEKWKGSAKKERDFLFLTIGTGIGGAIYLNDALYRGVRNRSGEFGHMFSEHVTSDVAESHKFNKSATLAILRQKYAECKNIPFQDVSGEQIFEAYDNGEETASHLVGDLYTGLAMNILNLYYVFAPPVFYIGGGIISRKTFMHELEQRILEIEPAFSAVMKPASFGNQSGIIGAVYHHIASKNME, from the coding sequence ATGAAGCATCTATTAGCTTTTGATATCGGCGGAACCGATTTGAAAATCGGGAAATTTTCTCTTGCAGGTGACCTTATTGAGTCCGGGAAACTGTCTTTGGAGAACAGAAAAGGAGAGACGATTCTATCTCAAATTGAAAGGCAGATCGATTCGGATACAGCAGGTCTAGCTCTCAGTATTCCGGGGTATATTGATCCGGCCACGGGTTTCATTGAAATGGGAGGTGCGATTGTCGATTTTAATGACTTCAACATTTTTGACTACTTTAAAGAGCGATATCCTGGCCTGACCATAACTGCTGAAAATGATGCGAACTGTGCAGCGCTTGCGGAAAAATGGAAAGGCAGTGCAAAGAAAGAGCGGGACTTTCTTTTTCTGACGATTGGAACGGGTATTGGCGGTGCCATTTACTTGAACGACGCTCTATACCGCGGGGTGCGCAACCGCTCAGGTGAGTTCGGGCACATGTTCAGTGAACACGTTACAAGTGACGTTGCAGAAAGTCATAAGTTTAACAAATCAGCGACGCTTGCAATTCTCCGTCAGAAATACGCAGAGTGCAAGAATATCCCTTTTCAAGATGTATCCGGCGAGCAAATCTTTGAAGCCTATGACAACGGGGAAGAAACTGCCTCGCATCTTGTCGGTGACTTATACACCGGTCTTGCAATGAACATATTGAATTTATATTATGTATTTGCACCGCCTGTTTTTTATATCGGAGGAGGCATTATTTCAAGAAAAACATTCATGCATGAATTAGAGCAGCGGATCCTGGAAATTGAGCCGGCATTCTCGGCAGTAATGAAGCCTGCCAGTTTTGGAAACCAATCAGGTATTATCGGTGCAGTTTATCATCATATCGCTTCAAAAAACATGGAGTAA
- a CDS encoding PTS sugar transporter subunit IIC: MGRLESIFEKFMPFFLRFANAKPTLAIKDGFILTMPMTIIGSLFLLILAAPIPGWAETMVKLFGEQWSLPLTQVVGSTFDILALIGVFGIAYSYVKNEKIEGTPAGILGIIAFLIITQASVLTKDGETVTGVIPKVWTGGQGVLAAIVVGLFVGFVYAQFIKRDIRIKMPDGVPPGVANSFSALIPGFAVITAAVIVFALCQAFADKTFTEVVYTLLQVPVQNLTDTLTGAVLIMVLMSLLWWCGIHGAAIIMGVMGPLLTANALQNQAIIDSGEALVVGENAKIVTIQFLDVFTKLGGSGITIGFIIAALMVARSSHLKQLGRLSLGPGLFNINEPIIFGMPIVFNPIMFVPFIVVPALASFMVYFSIIWGWVEPFNALQVPWTTPPIVSGFLIGGWRAALLQLATIAMSVAIYLPFVRMQDRLSYGEELKAKEQSESAIA; encoded by the coding sequence ATGGGCCGCTTAGAAAGTATATTTGAAAAGTTCATGCCTTTCTTCCTTCGATTTGCAAATGCGAAACCGACACTTGCAATTAAGGATGGATTTATTTTAACCATGCCGATGACCATTATCGGCTCCCTTTTCCTGCTCATTCTTGCTGCTCCGATTCCTGGCTGGGCAGAAACTATGGTAAAATTGTTCGGTGAACAGTGGAGCCTTCCGCTTACTCAGGTTGTCGGTTCTACATTTGATATTCTGGCGCTGATCGGCGTCTTTGGAATTGCATACTCATACGTTAAGAATGAAAAAATAGAAGGTACGCCGGCTGGTATTTTAGGAATCATCGCATTCCTGATCATTACTCAGGCTTCTGTACTGACAAAAGACGGCGAAACGGTCACAGGCGTTATTCCAAAAGTCTGGACCGGCGGACAAGGTGTACTTGCAGCCATTGTAGTCGGACTATTTGTCGGATTCGTTTACGCACAATTTATTAAACGCGACATTCGCATTAAAATGCCGGATGGTGTTCCGCCTGGTGTAGCGAACTCGTTCTCTGCCTTAATTCCGGGATTTGCAGTTATCACAGCTGCAGTCATTGTATTTGCACTTTGTCAGGCTTTTGCTGATAAGACATTTACTGAGGTTGTTTATACACTGCTTCAAGTGCCTGTGCAAAACTTGACGGACACGCTTACTGGAGCTGTCCTGATCATGGTCTTGATGTCCCTTCTATGGTGGTGCGGAATTCATGGTGCTGCCATCATCATGGGGGTTATGGGACCGCTTCTTACAGCCAATGCTCTGCAAAACCAGGCAATTATTGATTCTGGTGAAGCACTGGTTGTCGGAGAAAATGCTAAAATTGTAACCATTCAATTCCTGGATGTGTTTACAAAACTCGGAGGATCGGGGATTACGATCGGTTTCATTATCGCGGCTCTTATGGTGGCAAGGTCGTCACACTTAAAGCAGCTCGGCCGATTATCTCTTGGTCCAGGACTATTTAACATCAACGAACCAATCATTTTCGGTATGCCGATTGTGTTCAACCCAATCATGTTTGTTCCATTTATCGTTGTTCCTGCACTTGCATCGTTCATGGTCTACTTCTCCATCATTTGGGGATGGGTAGAACCGTTCAATGCCCTTCAGGTTCCTTGGACAACACCGCCGATTGTTTCCGGCTTTTTGATTGGTGGCTGGAGAGCTGCCCTGCTGCAGCTTGCAACGATTGCGATGTCTGTGGCAATCTATCTTCCATTCGTCAGAATGCAGGATCGTTTATCTTACGGCGAAGAGCTTAAAGCAAAAGAACAGTCAGAAAGTGCGATTGCCTGA
- a CDS encoding GH1 family beta-glucosidase — protein MKMPKDFLFGAASASYQVEGAWNEDGKGVSNWDVFSKIPGKTFEGTNGDVAIDHYHRYKEDIALMAEMGLESYRFSIAWTRIIPDGTGEVNQKGLDFYNNVIDECLKYGIIPFVTLYHWDLPQPLEVDGGWRNTKTSDAFVRFAEVCFKAFGDRVRNWITFNETVIFCSLGYLTGAHPPGIEGDAKAYFQATHNVFVAHARAVESFKKSGYEGEIGITHVFNPAFSIDDEEENKFAEKHANAYSTHWYYDPILKGSYPEYVTDALEAQGLLPDMTEDELALLRRTAPMNDFIGLNYYCPQRVMKNDSALVMSGGRENSTGKPGNPSFDGVYKTVMMDDKEYTKWGWEIAPDAFLDGMRMLKERYGNIKMYITENGLGDEDPIAGEEILDQPRIDYIESHLRAVKNAVSEGINVSGYFAWSVIDLLSWLNGYKKQYGFIYVDHKNGLARKRKQSFFWYKDIIATRAEEL, from the coding sequence TTGAAAATGCCAAAGGATTTCCTGTTCGGTGCAGCATCGGCTTCTTACCAAGTAGAGGGTGCATGGAACGAGGATGGTAAAGGAGTTTCAAATTGGGACGTCTTTTCAAAGATTCCCGGTAAAACATTTGAAGGAACGAACGGTGATGTGGCCATTGACCACTATCACAGATATAAAGAAGACATCGCGCTCATGGCAGAAATGGGACTGGAATCATACCGCTTCTCGATTGCCTGGACACGCATTATCCCTGACGGTACTGGAGAGGTAAACCAAAAGGGTTTGGATTTCTATAACAATGTCATTGATGAATGTCTGAAATATGGCATTATCCCGTTTGTGACCCTGTATCACTGGGATCTGCCGCAGCCTCTTGAAGTAGACGGAGGATGGCGGAACACGAAAACATCGGATGCATTTGTCAGATTTGCTGAAGTTTGCTTCAAAGCTTTCGGCGACCGTGTACGAAACTGGATTACCTTTAACGAAACCGTTATCTTCTGTTCGTTAGGCTACTTAACAGGCGCACATCCGCCGGGAATCGAAGGGGATGCCAAAGCCTACTTCCAGGCAACACATAATGTATTTGTTGCTCATGCACGTGCAGTGGAAAGCTTTAAAAAGTCAGGCTATGAGGGCGAAATCGGTATTACTCACGTATTCAACCCTGCGTTCAGCATTGATGACGAAGAAGAAAATAAATTTGCAGAAAAACATGCGAATGCCTATTCAACACACTGGTATTACGATCCGATCTTAAAAGGATCTTACCCTGAATACGTAACGGATGCCCTTGAAGCTCAAGGTCTGCTTCCGGATATGACGGAGGACGAGCTTGCTCTGCTTCGCCGGACGGCTCCTATGAATGATTTCATCGGACTGAACTATTACTGCCCGCAGCGGGTCATGAAAAACGATTCAGCACTTGTTATGTCAGGCGGCCGCGAGAATTCAACAGGCAAACCTGGAAACCCGTCATTCGACGGCGTATACAAAACAGTCATGATGGATGACAAAGAGTATACGAAATGGGGCTGGGAAATCGCTCCTGACGCATTCCTCGATGGTATGCGCATGCTTAAAGAGCGTTACGGAAACATCAAGATGTATATCACTGAGAATGGTTTGGGAGATGAAGACCCGATCGCCGGTGAAGAGATTCTTGATCAGCCCCGAATCGACTATATTGAGAGTCATCTAAGAGCTGTAAAGAATGCCGTAAGCGAAGGAATTAATGTTTCAGGATACTTTGCCTGGTCTGTCATTGATTTGCTGAGCTGGCTGAATGGATACAAAAAACAATACGGATTTATCTACGTTGATCATAAAAATGGTCTTGCACGAAAACGGAAGCAGTCGTTCTTTTGGTACAAGGATATTATCGCCACTCGCGCAGAAGAACTTTAA
- a CDS encoding PTS sugar transporter subunit IIB, with amino-acid sequence MVKIGLFCAAGMSTSMLVEKMKAVAAERGVEAKIAAYPESEMEKYADEIDVALLGPQVKYLLNKGKSICEPKGVAIDVVNTVDYGMMNGAKVFDQAMKLANK; translated from the coding sequence ATGGTAAAGATCGGACTATTCTGTGCAGCAGGCATGTCAACTAGTATGTTAGTGGAGAAAATGAAAGCGGTTGCCGCTGAGCGCGGTGTAGAGGCTAAAATTGCAGCTTACCCTGAATCAGAGATGGAGAAGTATGCGGATGAAATTGATGTCGCTTTGCTTGGTCCTCAGGTGAAGTACTTACTGAATAAAGGTAAATCAATCTGTGAACCAAAAGGTGTTGCGATTGATGTGGTCAATACGGTTGACTACGGCATGATGAACGGCGCAAAAGTATTTGATCAGGCAATGAAACTAGCAAATAAATAA
- a CDS encoding PTS lactose/cellobiose transporter subunit IIA: protein MVEQAIEISPEDIFGLIAFSGDAKASYHAALHLLRENKIEEAEAEVAKGDSILKEAHAIQTKFVTLEAQGKSAKVGVLMVHAQDHLMNTILVKELLDHMMTMQKEINKLKGMN, encoded by the coding sequence ATGGTTGAACAAGCAATTGAAATAAGCCCTGAAGATATTTTTGGATTGATTGCATTTTCAGGAGATGCGAAAGCAAGTTATCATGCAGCCTTGCATCTGCTCAGAGAAAACAAAATCGAAGAGGCAGAAGCTGAAGTAGCGAAAGGTGATTCGATTTTAAAAGAAGCACACGCGATCCAAACCAAATTTGTCACACTCGAGGCTCAAGGGAAATCAGCAAAAGTCGGCGTCCTGATGGTTCACGCCCAGGATCACTTAATGAATACGATTCTAGTAAAAGAGCTATTGGATCATATGATGACGATGCAAAAAGAAATTAACAAATTGAAAGGGATGAATTGA
- a CDS encoding GntR family transcriptional regulator encodes MTPKYLQVAGQIESDIIRHVYQKTNKLLTEDEYAVKYQVSRNTVRKAIDILVNKGYVYQVQGSGVFIRNHHNRGHVNLERLQGVTNDFSDRLVENKLLDFKLIEADEDLAVNMGCKAGTSVYYVKRLRYVDGDPFSIETSYFNKDLVKYLDENIVKKSIYNYLRNDQKLAIGFADRIIGADYLTSEQAELLGLKENDPALVVDNTVCLTNGAIFDYSQSVHHFKHVKLLKVSNMKGS; translated from the coding sequence ATGACTCCAAAGTATCTTCAAGTGGCCGGCCAGATAGAGTCTGATATTATCCGCCATGTTTATCAGAAAACGAATAAACTGCTGACGGAAGATGAATATGCCGTAAAATATCAGGTCAGCCGCAACACCGTTCGTAAAGCAATTGATATTCTTGTTAATAAGGGATATGTGTATCAAGTTCAGGGCAGCGGTGTGTTTATCCGCAACCACCACAACAGAGGACACGTCAATCTTGAGAGGCTGCAGGGGGTAACGAACGATTTCAGTGACCGCCTTGTAGAAAATAAACTTCTTGATTTTAAACTGATAGAGGCAGATGAGGATCTGGCAGTCAATATGGGCTGCAAAGCAGGTACATCTGTTTATTATGTGAAAAGGCTGAGATATGTTGATGGAGATCCTTTTTCGATTGAAACCTCTTACTTCAACAAAGACCTTGTGAAATATCTTGATGAAAATATCGTGAAGAAATCGATTTATAATTATTTGAGAAATGACCAGAAACTTGCGATTGGCTTTGCAGACAGAATCATCGGCGCAGACTATCTTACGTCTGAGCAGGCTGAATTGCTGGGGTTAAAGGAAAATGATCCGGCTTTAGTTGTGGATAATACGGTTTGTTTAACAAACGGCGCAATTTTTGATTATTCACAGTCCGTGCATCATTTCAAACATGTGAAATTACTGAAAGTATCGAATATGAAAGGTAGTTAA
- a CDS encoding DUF1048 domain-containing protein: MMDWFRKMIGDKKEYRTMMARVEALPEDYQFVFKKIQHYMWGFSSGSGMDMLHIQYELIELFEGGAAEGRQVLEITGEDVAAFADELVANAKTYAAKQRENLNQSIMKQLGKNDKKS; encoded by the coding sequence ATGATGGACTGGTTTAGAAAGATGATTGGCGACAAAAAAGAATACAGAACGATGATGGCACGGGTTGAAGCCCTGCCGGAGGATTATCAGTTTGTTTTTAAGAAAATTCAGCATTATATGTGGGGTTTCTCTTCAGGCAGCGGGATGGATATGCTGCATATCCAATATGAGCTGATTGAATTGTTTGAAGGCGGAGCGGCAGAAGGCAGACAAGTGCTGGAGATTACCGGAGAGGATGTGGCTGCATTTGCTGATGAACTTGTGGCAAACGCGAAAACATATGCCGCCAAGCAGCGTGAAAATCTGAACCAGAGCATTATGAAGCAATTGGGGAAAAACGATAAAAAATCTTGA
- a CDS encoding PadR family transcriptional regulator, translating to MENLTEMLKGSLEGCVLEIISRHETYGYEITRRLNELGFTEVVEGTVYTILVRLEKKQLVNIEKKPSDMGPPRKFYTLNEAGRKELDLFWRKWDFVSAKINVLKSN from the coding sequence ATAGAAAATTTAACGGAAATGCTGAAGGGATCGCTTGAGGGGTGCGTGCTGGAGATTATCAGCCGCCATGAAACGTATGGCTATGAGATAACCCGCCGTCTGAATGAACTTGGATTTACGGAAGTAGTGGAAGGGACAGTCTACACCATCCTTGTGCGTCTGGAAAAAAAACAACTGGTGAACATTGAAAAAAAACCGTCGGATATGGGCCCGCCCCGCAAGTTTTACACGCTGAATGAAGCAGGCAGAAAGGAACTTGATCTTTTTTGGAGAAAATGGGATTTTGTATCTGCGAAAATTAATGTTCTGAAGTCAAATTAG
- the tatC gene encoding twin-arginine translocase subunit TatC has translation MTQQEFIQNHLMELRKRIITVAVAYAVLLIAGFLSVEHIYRWILNDAELELTVLGPSDILWIYFTLASICAFACCIPLITYQVWAFIKPALKPVERSAALIFIPLLFFLFVSGVAFGYFLVFPMVFEFIVSLSDGMFETMFTAEKYFRFLFQIILPLGLLFELPAVVLFLTEIGLLTPEFMRKYRKYVFFGLVVLSAVITPPDFVSQLFVLIPMIMLYEISIWLCAWRSQKKTVTALSHNV, from the coding sequence ATGACACAACAGGAGTTTATCCAGAATCATTTGATGGAATTGCGGAAGCGGATTATCACAGTGGCTGTTGCTTATGCGGTTCTCTTGATAGCCGGATTTTTAAGTGTGGAGCACATCTACCGCTGGATCCTTAACGACGCAGAGCTTGAGCTCACAGTCCTTGGGCCTTCTGATATTCTGTGGATCTATTTTACACTAGCGAGTATTTGCGCGTTTGCCTGCTGTATTCCGCTGATCACCTATCAGGTGTGGGCATTCATCAAGCCTGCATTGAAACCGGTGGAACGTTCGGCAGCCTTGATATTCATTCCATTGTTATTCTTTTTATTTGTGAGCGGAGTGGCGTTTGGCTACTTTTTGGTTTTTCCGATGGTGTTTGAGTTTATCGTGTCGCTGTCTGACGGGATGTTTGAGACGATGTTCACGGCGGAAAAATACTTCCGGTTCTTATTCCAGATCATCCTGCCCTTGGGACTGCTCTTTGAATTGCCGGCCGTCGTTTTATTTCTAACAGAAATCGGGCTGTTAACTCCTGAGTTTATGAGGAAATACCGAAAGTACGTCTTTTTCGGACTCGTTGTCCTGTCGGCCGTTATAACGCCGCCGGACTTTGTCTCCCAGCTGTTCGTGCTCATTCCGATGATCATGCTGTACGAAATCAGCATCTGGCTCTGCGCGTGGCGTTCGCAGAAGAAGACAGTGACTGCTTTATCGCATAATGTGTGA
- the tatA gene encoding twin-arginine translocase TatA/TatE family subunit, whose product MLQNIGVPGLILIVIIALIVFGPSKLPEIGRSFGVTLREFKKGTKDLMSEEEPKKAKKEETAPVQRES is encoded by the coding sequence ATGCTGCAAAATATCGGAGTTCCAGGCCTGATTTTAATTGTCATCATTGCATTAATTGTATTCGGACCTTCAAAACTGCCGGAAATCGGACGTTCTTTCGGGGTAACCCTGCGTGAGTTCAAGAAAGGCACGAAAGACTTGATGTCAGAAGAAGAGCCGAAGAAAGCGAAGAAAGAAGAAACGGCTCCTGTTCAAAGAGAATCTTAA
- a CDS encoding alkaline phosphatase D family protein — MDKNHDQHQSGSNYDKSRRTFLKYFLAGSAVMALETSGISRLTSMVSRAEAATAVQPYAASQAIGKGFPQSVASGDPTPTGAMLWTRVDPSLETGLTNKEFSSEVIYWLENEASNDASLEDGINQGKFIMFEISKKEDFSEVEMRGFSPIWKDHDHVVRVDLDGELASSQTYYYRFITKSGLVSKTARFKTLPQEGADVQSASIGYVSCQDYTNGYFNALGHMADEEMDFFLHLGDYIYESVGDAAYQGNIDGRQIKLPSGQSKAFTIQDYRKLYQTYRSDKDLQKLHEKHAMIGIWDDHEFANDTYYPAVAPDDNPESDPARRLVANQVWFEYIPARVPYNPNGTFEDSVKIYRTITLGNLASIIMTDERLYRSAHPCGQGTLDRYLARGCEDINLSSRTMLGKTQKEWFLNELKNAKGTWKIWGNEVQVTQLKALGRYLNLDAWDGYAYERQQIAQTVLDNGIKNFLALTGDFHTFEASYMQNEYKRGGEKFGVELMVGSVTSSNLRESLRNSMNSIPDVSSPIPMDAADELVKRLKGKFSSVSTFTAELLFKELQNIVKIENPWIDLFDSTTHGYAVLQLSKTKATWTAYSVDNIEKPQATKKLLWQCEVPNGEVKINVLQGSIL; from the coding sequence TTGGACAAGAATCATGATCAGCATCAATCAGGCAGTAATTACGATAAATCACGCAGGACGTTCCTGAAGTATTTCCTGGCAGGATCTGCGGTTATGGCACTGGAGACGTCCGGAATCTCCCGTTTGACGTCGATGGTTTCCCGTGCGGAAGCGGCAACAGCAGTTCAGCCTTATGCTGCATCACAAGCGATTGGGAAAGGGTTCCCGCAGTCTGTTGCGTCAGGTGATCCGACGCCGACGGGTGCGATGCTTTGGACAAGGGTTGATCCTTCTTTGGAGACTGGTTTAACGAATAAGGAATTCTCTAGTGAAGTCATTTACTGGCTTGAAAATGAAGCTTCAAACGATGCTTCATTAGAAGACGGCATTAATCAAGGTAAATTCATTATGTTTGAGATAAGTAAAAAAGAAGATTTTTCTGAAGTGGAAATGAGAGGTTTCTCTCCGATCTGGAAGGACCATGACCATGTTGTGCGTGTCGACCTGGATGGTGAGCTCGCTTCCAGTCAGACGTACTATTACCGGTTCATTACAAAGAGCGGACTTGTCAGTAAGACAGCCCGTTTCAAGACACTGCCGCAAGAAGGTGCGGATGTGCAGTCAGCATCGATCGGATATGTGTCGTGCCAGGATTACACCAACGGCTATTTTAACGCGCTAGGCCACATGGCGGATGAGGAAATGGACTTTTTCCTGCATCTCGGAGACTACATTTATGAGTCGGTCGGCGACGCTGCCTACCAGGGGAATATTGATGGCCGCCAAATCAAACTGCCCAGCGGACAGAGCAAGGCGTTCACGATTCAGGACTACCGCAAGCTGTACCAGACGTACCGTTCGGACAAGGACCTGCAAAAGCTTCATGAAAAGCATGCCATGATCGGAATCTGGGATGACCATGAGTTTGCCAACGACACGTATTATCCGGCCGTCGCACCGGATGATAATCCGGAATCCGATCCGGCCCGCCGGCTTGTTGCGAATCAGGTATGGTTTGAATACATTCCGGCACGTGTCCCTTACAATCCAAATGGAACATTTGAAGATTCCGTTAAAATCTACCGCACCATTACGCTCGGAAATCTTGCATCGATCATCATGACGGATGAGCGTCTTTACCGAAGTGCGCACCCTTGCGGACAAGGTACGCTGGACCGCTACCTGGCACGCGGATGTGAGGATATTAACCTTTCGAGCCGTACGATGCTCGGGAAAACCCAGAAAGAGTGGTTCTTAAATGAGCTGAAAAACGCCAAGGGAACGTGGAAGATCTGGGGCAATGAAGTACAGGTAACACAATTGAAAGCGCTGGGGAGATATCTGAACCTTGATGCATGGGACGGCTATGCTTATGAAAGACAGCAGATTGCCCAAACGGTGCTTGACAATGGAATCAAAAACTTCCTTGCGCTGACAGGAGATTTTCACACATTCGAAGCATCTTACATGCAAAATGAGTATAAACGCGGCGGTGAAAAGTTCGGTGTGGAGCTGATGGTCGGTTCTGTCACATCCAGTAACTTGAGAGAATCCCTTCGCAACTCCATGAACTCAATACCTGATGTTTCAAGTCCAATTCCAATGGACGCAGCAGATGAGCTGGTGAAACGGTTAAAAGGGAAATTCAGCAGCGTTTCAACTTTTACAGCAGAGCTGCTTTTTAAAGAGCTTCAAAATATCGTGAAAATAGAAAATCCATGGATTGACTTGTTTGACAGCACAACTCACGGATATGCCGTGCTGCAGCTCAGCAAGACAAAAGCAACATGGACTGCCTACTCGGTCGATAATATCGAAAAGCCGCAGGCAACCAAAAAGCTGCTGTGGCAATGTGAAGTGCCGAACGGCGAAGTGAAAATAAACGTTTTACAAGGAAGCATACTTTAA
- a CDS encoding NADP-dependent malic enzyme yields the protein MNEALIKEKALKLHQELAGKIEITGKMDIQSAQDLSLAYTPGVAESCRMIAENSEESFSLTARSNMVAIVTDGTAVLGMGDIGPEAAMPVMEGKSMLFKQFGGVDAFPICLDEKDPDEIVKIVKALEPTFGGVNLEDIAAPRCFEIEERLKKELNIPVFHDDQHGTAIVVYAALINALRLVKKKQEEIKLVLNGAGSAGIAIAKLLLEAGIQDITLVSLEGILCPGEDWMNPSQAKIAEETNRARTRGTLKDAIAGADVFIGVSGPGALTGELVQTMNRDAIVLALANPTPEIFPEEALSAGAAVVGTGRSDFPNQVNNVLAFPGIFRGALDVRAVDITMEMNLAAARAIAELITEDELNPNYIIPDALDPRVVSSVAAAVGEAAVAAGVARIGKLQEV from the coding sequence TTGAATGAAGCATTGATAAAAGAAAAAGCCCTAAAGCTCCACCAGGAACTTGCGGGAAAAATAGAGATCACAGGAAAAATGGATATTCAATCGGCACAGGATTTAAGCCTGGCCTACACGCCTGGCGTAGCAGAATCATGCCGCATGATTGCTGAGAACAGCGAAGAAAGCTTCAGCCTGACGGCGCGCAGCAACATGGTCGCCATCGTGACGGACGGAACTGCCGTACTTGGCATGGGAGATATTGGCCCTGAAGCCGCCATGCCGGTTATGGAAGGAAAGTCTATGCTCTTTAAGCAGTTCGGTGGAGTCGATGCTTTCCCGATCTGTCTTGACGAAAAAGATCCGGATGAAATCGTGAAAATCGTCAAAGCACTTGAACCTACCTTCGGGGGCGTAAACCTTGAGGATATTGCAGCCCCGCGCTGCTTTGAAATTGAAGAGAGACTGAAAAAAGAGCTGAACATCCCGGTTTTCCATGATGACCAGCATGGAACCGCCATTGTTGTTTACGCTGCACTGATCAATGCACTGCGCCTTGTGAAGAAAAAACAGGAGGAAATCAAGCTTGTGCTTAATGGGGCAGGCTCTGCCGGTATTGCCATTGCAAAGCTCCTTCTTGAAGCAGGGATACAGGATATCACCCTGGTCAGTCTTGAAGGCATTCTCTGCCCGGGCGAGGATTGGATGAATCCAAGCCAGGCGAAAATCGCAGAGGAAACAAACCGTGCAAGAACCCGCGGAACACTGAAAGATGCCATTGCCGGAGCCGATGTGTTCATTGGTGTATCCGGACCTGGTGCTTTGACCGGAGAATTGGTTCAAACCATGAACCGGGACGCTATTGTCCTGGCACTGGCCAATCCGACCCCTGAAATCTTCCCTGAAGAAGCGCTTTCTGCAGGGGCGGCGGTCGTCGGCACAGGCCGTTCGGACTTCCCGAATCAGGTCAACAACGTTCTTGCTTTCCCCGGCATTTTCCGGGGTGCCCTTGATGTCCGGGCTGTCGATATCACGATGGAAATGAACCTCGCAGCCGCCCGCGCTATTGCGGAGCTTATAACCGAAGATGAGCTGAACCCGAACTACATTATTCCGGATGCTCTCGATCCAAGAGTTGTCTCAAGCGTCGCTGCTGCTGTCGGTGAAGCTGCAGTTGCTGCAGGAGTTGCAAGGATCGGAAAGCTTCAGGAAGTTTGA